A genome region from Sphingobacteriaceae bacterium GW460-11-11-14-LB5 includes the following:
- a CDS encoding PKD domain-containing protein produces the protein MKKSYLILMLGIATMVYSCKKDNEAVPDVNLFIKGETMTGKVNTKTVFAAGTNNGKGFNHQWKLDGKVVSSAYNYDFTPLKAGTYVIEYTASNNAGSFSHKYTVTVPIPVVEITANSTKFITTVFEYLPAPGQFINEGLGSLAGAQKIIGDVSKTSMVTLGGFGGYIIFGFDHSVVNNTGADLAIYGNPIGGTTPFAEPGIVMVSQDINGNGKPDDEWYELAGSEYNNPLTIKNYEITYTNPKGFANVSWTDNQGGSGTYDVNNFHKHNFYPEFAPDQEKLTLKGTLLPSTWGKNGSIFINNAFPWGYTDSWSIEDDYATKRYNSFDLDWAVDQTGKKIALKTIDFLKVYTGQREKGNTLLGEVSTEVKGAVDLGIK, from the coding sequence ATGAAAAAAAGTTATCTCATATTAATGCTTGGTATTGCTACGATGGTATACAGTTGCAAAAAAGACAATGAAGCCGTTCCTGATGTTAACCTCTTTATTAAAGGAGAAACCATGACTGGAAAAGTGAATACCAAAACTGTTTTTGCCGCCGGAACAAATAATGGAAAAGGCTTTAATCACCAATGGAAACTCGATGGTAAAGTAGTAAGCAGTGCTTATAACTACGATTTTACACCCCTAAAAGCCGGTACTTATGTAATTGAATATACCGCGAGCAACAACGCCGGATCTTTTTCGCACAAATACACCGTAACGGTGCCGATTCCGGTAGTGGAGATTACCGCAAACAGCACCAAATTTATCACGACCGTTTTTGAATATCTACCAGCGCCAGGCCAGTTTATCAATGAAGGTTTGGGAAGCCTTGCAGGTGCACAGAAAATTATTGGCGATGTTAGCAAAACCAGCATGGTTACCTTAGGCGGTTTTGGTGGTTATATCATTTTTGGTTTCGACCACTCGGTAGTAAACAATACCGGTGCCGACCTCGCCATTTATGGTAATCCGATTGGTGGTACAACTCCTTTTGCTGAGCCAGGGATCGTAATGGTGAGTCAGGATATAAATGGAAATGGCAAACCTGATGATGAATGGTATGAACTCGCCGGCAGCGAATACAACAATCCGCTGACCATTAAAAACTACGAAATCACCTACACCAATCCGAAAGGTTTTGCCAATGTAAGCTGGACAGACAATCAAGGTGGCAGCGGAACTTACGATGTAAACAATTTCCACAAACACAATTTCTATCCAGAATTTGCACCCGATCAGGAAAAACTAACCTTAAAAGGCACATTACTGCCTTCAACATGGGGTAAAAATGGCAGTATTTTCATTAACAATGCATTTCCATGGGGTTATACCGATAGTTGGTCGATAGAGGATGATTACGCCACTAAAAGATATAACAGTTTTGATCTTGATTGGGCCGTTGATCAAACCGGAAAGAAAATCGCTTTGAAAACCATCGATTTCCTAAAAGTTTATACCGGGCAAAGAGAAAAAGGAAATACACTTCTTGGAGAAGTCTCAACCGAAGTTAAAGGCGCAGTAGATCTGGGAATTAAATAA
- a CDS encoding PKD domain-containing protein: protein MLMKIKSIVSLALLSAILLSCKKENPAEKEEEGDKPTTNQSPYLHKIYDFKQAPGQFTNDLVKTDILIGSAGNGLVSLGGFGGYIIFGFDHSVTNSSGADLGIYGNPLIGIGMEFSEPGIVCVMQDQNKNGLPDDMWYELAGSEYNDQATIKNYKITYYKPSKLTDDIRWTDNQGKEGLVLRNQFHTQDYFPSWATTNEISFTGTLIKNTLAPGEIITNKPFNFGYADNGSSEYVSLQEQFGRGYNTFDIDWAVDATGKKVTLASIDFVKVYTGQNSNGNPFSPDNDNDRSRYIGEISTEFGGAVDLKLLKNK, encoded by the coding sequence ATGCTGATGAAAATAAAATCAATTGTAAGCTTAGCACTTTTATCTGCCATACTTCTTTCCTGCAAAAAGGAAAATCCGGCAGAAAAAGAGGAGGAAGGAGATAAACCAACAACAAACCAATCGCCATACCTCCATAAAATATATGATTTTAAGCAAGCCCCCGGACAGTTTACCAACGACCTTGTAAAGACCGATATCCTGATCGGCAGTGCGGGCAATGGACTGGTTTCACTGGGCGGTTTTGGGGGTTACATTATATTCGGCTTCGACCACAGTGTAACCAATAGCTCAGGAGCAGACCTTGGCATTTATGGCAATCCCCTTATTGGTATAGGTATGGAATTCTCTGAGCCTGGTATTGTTTGTGTAATGCAAGACCAGAATAAAAACGGTTTGCCTGATGATATGTGGTACGAACTAGCTGGAAGTGAATATAACGATCAGGCTACCATCAAGAATTATAAAATCACCTATTATAAACCCTCGAAATTGACGGATGATATCCGCTGGACGGATAACCAGGGCAAAGAAGGGCTGGTATTGAGAAATCAATTCCACACGCAGGATTATTTTCCTTCCTGGGCCACTACTAATGAAATTTCTTTCACCGGAACCTTGATTAAAAACACACTTGCTCCCGGAGAAATCATTACAAATAAACCATTCAATTTTGGTTATGCCGATAATGGATCGAGCGAATATGTAAGCTTGCAGGAACAATTTGGCAGGGGATACAATACCTTCGATATCGATTGGGCTGTTGATGCTACAGGTAAAAAAGTAACGCTTGCCTCTATCGATTTTGTAAAGGTTTATACCGGGCAAAACAGCAACGGAAATCCTTTCAGTCCGGATAATGATAACGACCGTTCGCGCTATATCGGAGAGATTTCGACAGAATTTGGCGGAGCGGTTGATCTTAAACTTTTAAAAAATAAATAA
- a CDS encoding ligand-gated channel protein, translating into MTHKHSAYAGTMQFFLFSSILWTGFLLPLNTRAQSDSTLKSTQLKEVQIREYRLTEQSKSPTPVQILSADELKRINSLSVADAIRYLSGVQLKDYGGIGGMKTVNVRSLGTNHTAVFLDGIQIGNAQNGQVDLGKFSLNNLEEIALYSGQKPELLIPAKGYASASSIYLKTKDPDFEKSQKQKIELGLKNGSFGLINPSLVYLYKINEKLKASINTEYIHADGKYKFRYTNGVFDTTAVRNNGNVERFRLQAALFGKFNGGKWHAQAYSFLSDRGLPGAIVANRFDFTQRIWDRDFFIQGNAEKNLSNKFTILVNGKYAYVYQRYLDPDYVTTTGFLDNRFKEQEAYLSVAAKYKISSVWEAAYASDYTFQTLDANIYRFPYPTRNTFLNVLSSSFIFKQLNIQANLLSTTVVDRVKLYSSTGNKQVFSPTVMLSWKLLKDQDIRVRAFYKDIFRMPTFNDLYYTFIGNTLLNPEYTKQYDVGVTYFKNFKNQEIKFIDIQSDVYYNRIKDKIVAQPGANLYRWIMYNIGLVDIRGLELNAKTAFEPLSNFIINIGINYTYQKAVDVTSKLEETYQDQIPYIPENSGSFLTWLDYHQWHANYGFIYTGFRYNQKANNIYNYMEPWYTHDAAIGYEFKLKNGSIGINGEVNNLLNQYYDIIPNFPMPGRNYRLTLNYKL; encoded by the coding sequence ATGACACATAAACATTCTGCCTATGCGGGCACAATGCAGTTTTTTCTATTTTCTTCCATTTTATGGACAGGATTTCTATTGCCTTTAAATACAAGGGCACAAAGCGATAGTACCCTAAAAAGCACACAACTGAAAGAAGTTCAGATTAGGGAATACCGGTTAACCGAACAAAGTAAATCGCCAACACCGGTACAAATCCTATCGGCTGATGAGCTTAAAAGGATAAACAGCCTGTCTGTTGCCGATGCCATCCGCTACCTTTCAGGTGTGCAGTTGAAAGATTATGGTGGAATAGGCGGGATGAAAACGGTTAATGTACGTAGTTTGGGCACTAATCATACTGCAGTTTTTTTAGATGGCATCCAGATTGGCAATGCGCAGAACGGCCAGGTAGATTTAGGTAAATTCTCATTGAACAATCTCGAAGAAATTGCTTTGTATAGTGGTCAAAAGCCAGAATTATTGATTCCAGCGAAAGGTTATGCCTCAGCAAGCAGCATTTACCTCAAAACCAAAGATCCTGATTTCGAAAAAAGCCAAAAGCAAAAGATCGAGCTCGGATTAAAAAACGGATCATTCGGACTCATTAATCCATCATTAGTTTATTTGTACAAGATTAACGAAAAGCTAAAGGCCAGTATCAATACCGAATATATCCATGCAGACGGGAAATATAAATTCAGGTACACCAACGGGGTTTTCGATACCACAGCGGTAAGAAACAATGGAAACGTGGAGCGTTTCCGTTTACAGGCTGCATTATTTGGTAAATTTAATGGCGGTAAATGGCATGCACAGGCCTATTCATTTTTATCAGACAGGGGATTACCCGGAGCAATTGTAGCCAATAGATTCGATTTTACACAAAGAATATGGGACCGCGATTTCTTTATCCAGGGAAATGCAGAAAAAAACTTATCGAATAAATTTACCATTCTGGTGAATGGTAAATATGCCTATGTATATCAACGCTACCTCGATCCTGATTATGTAACCACCACAGGTTTTTTAGATAACCGGTTTAAAGAACAGGAAGCATACCTGTCGGTTGCTGCAAAATATAAGATCAGTTCAGTTTGGGAGGCTGCTTACGCATCTGATTACACCTTCCAGACTTTAGATGCCAACATATACAGGTTTCCTTATCCCACTCGCAATACCTTCTTAAATGTTTTAAGTTCATCCTTCATCTTTAAGCAGCTTAATATCCAGGCAAACCTGTTAAGCACAACCGTAGTCGATCGGGTAAAACTGTATTCTTCAACCGGAAATAAACAGGTTTTTAGTCCAACCGTAATGCTTTCCTGGAAACTATTAAAAGATCAGGATATCAGAGTCCGTGCATTCTATAAAGACATATTCAGAATGCCAACCTTTAACGATTTGTATTATACGTTTATCGGTAATACCCTGTTAAATCCCGAATACACCAAACAGTACGATGTTGGTGTAACCTATTTCAAGAACTTCAAAAACCAGGAGATCAAATTTATCGATATCCAATCGGATGTATATTATAACCGGATAAAAGATAAAATTGTGGCACAACCCGGTGCAAACCTGTACCGTTGGATAATGTACAATATCGGCCTGGTTGATATCCGTGGTTTAGAACTTAATGCAAAAACAGCATTCGAGCCACTTAGCAATTTCATCATCAACATTGGCATTAATTATACTTATCAGAAAGCGGTTGATGTTACATCAAAACTTGAAGAAACTTATCAAGATCAGATTCCTTATATCCCTGAAAATAGTGGATCATTTCTTACCTGGTTAGATTATCATCAATGGCACGCCAACTACGGATTCATTTATACAGGATTCCGTTACAACCAGAAAGCTAACAATATTTACAACTACATGGAGCCATGGTACACTCATGATGCAGCTATTGGTTATGAATTTAAGTTGAAAAATGGGAGCATAGGTATAAACGGAGAAGTAAATAACCTGCTTAACCAGTATTACGATATCATCCCAAATTTTCCTATGCCTGGTAGAAATTACAGGTTAACCTTAAACTATAAATTATGA
- a CDS encoding Fis family transcriptional regulator: protein MAKLLIIDDERAIRSTLREILEYENYDVEDIDNGIDGLEMIKKGNFDLVLCDIKMNKMDGMEVLEQAQIIKPDLPFIMISGHGTVETAIEASKKGAFDFISKPPDLNRLLITVRNGLDRGNLVTETKVLKRKASKTREILGESESISKIKETIERVAPTEARVLITGANGSGKELVARWLHEKSNRADSPLIEVNCAAIPSELIESELFGHEKGSFTSAVKQRIGKFELANGGTLFLDEIGDMSLSAQAKVLRALQEHKISRVGGEKEIEVNVRVLAATNKDLLKEIEDGNFRMDLYHRLNVINIHVPHLTERTDDIPVIAQNFLENICSDYGMPVKKINDGGMSALKALPWTGNVRELHNMIERLIILSDKVITENDVRAFANPGGGTNIGAATSAQIAGAGGSSLASSFDSFNNFQDYKDHAEREFIKFKLEKNNWNVSKTADEIDIQRSHLYSKIEKFGLKRAE from the coding sequence ATGGCTAAATTATTAATAATTGACGATGAGCGAGCGATAAGGAGTACCTTACGCGAAATTCTGGAGTACGAAAATTACGATGTTGAAGATATCGATAACGGTATCGATGGCCTCGAAATGATCAAAAAAGGAAATTTCGACCTGGTACTTTGCGACATCAAGATGAATAAGATGGATGGTATGGAAGTGCTCGAACAGGCACAGATCATTAAACCCGATCTACCGTTCATTATGATATCTGGTCACGGTACAGTTGAAACGGCCATTGAAGCCAGTAAAAAAGGAGCTTTCGATTTCATTTCGAAACCACCTGATTTAAACCGTTTATTAATTACCGTTCGTAATGGTTTAGACCGTGGAAATTTAGTTACTGAAACCAAGGTTTTAAAGCGCAAAGCGAGTAAAACCCGTGAGATTTTAGGCGAATCGGAGAGCATTTCTAAAATTAAAGAAACGATAGAGCGTGTTGCCCCTACTGAAGCGCGTGTATTAATTACTGGTGCAAATGGTAGCGGTAAAGAATTGGTAGCCCGATGGTTACACGAAAAATCGAACCGTGCTGATAGCCCTTTAATTGAGGTAAACTGTGCTGCTATTCCATCCGAACTAATTGAAAGTGAATTATTTGGACACGAGAAAGGTTCATTTACCTCAGCAGTTAAACAACGCATCGGTAAATTTGAGCTGGCCAATGGCGGAACTTTATTTTTGGATGAGATTGGCGATATGAGCCTTTCTGCCCAGGCAAAAGTTTTACGTGCTTTGCAGGAGCATAAAATTTCGCGTGTGGGGGGAGAAAAGGAAATAGAAGTAAATGTTCGCGTTTTAGCAGCAACCAATAAAGATTTATTAAAAGAAATTGAAGATGGTAACTTCCGTATGGATTTGTACCACCGCTTAAATGTAATTAATATCCATGTTCCGCATTTAACAGAGCGTACCGATGATATTCCTGTTATCGCTCAGAACTTTTTAGAAAATATCTGCAGCGATTATGGAATGCCGGTTAAGAAAATAAATGATGGTGGTATGTCTGCCTTAAAAGCTTTACCTTGGACAGGGAATGTACGTGAGCTGCACAATATGATTGAGCGCTTGATTATTCTGAGCGATAAGGTAATTACTGAAAATGATGTACGTGCTTTTGCCAATCCAGGCGGTGGTACAAACATTGGGGCAGCCACCAGTGCGCAAATTGCAGGTGCTGGAGGCTCATCCTTAGCTTCTTCTTTCGATTCGTTTAATAATTTTCAGGATTATAAAGATCACGCAGAGCGGGAGTTTATCAAATTCAAACTGGAGAAAAATAACTGGAATGTATCAAAAACAGCTGATGAAATTGATATTCAAAGAAGCCATTTGTATAGTAAAATTGAGAAATTCGGTTTAAAAAGAGCAGAATAG